The Juglans microcarpa x Juglans regia isolate MS1-56 chromosome 8S, Jm3101_v1.0, whole genome shotgun sequence genome has a window encoding:
- the LOC121244966 gene encoding uncharacterized protein LOC121244966: MQCILMKFRRVEGIHSLRPRTIISLMESLAVPLPVRSGLGLAANPMKKNTKASAILYHYPCPDGAFAALAAHLYFSAASLPVLFFPNTVYNPITPSQLPLHEIGDLYLLDFVGPPGFVHDVSSRVDRVVVLDHHKTAVDKLSETPTGENVSKVLDMERSGATIAFDYFKEKLIGLKLPNQAVEEVEGEFERVWPLFEYIEDGDLWRWRLRNSKAFSGGLKDLGIEYDVQLNPSLFQQLLSLDLESLINQGMVGLSHKQKLIDDTLIHSYEIALGGGRFGYCLAVDADSISELRSELGHQLATKSRNQKLRGIGAVVYRVPELENDQLLKISLRSLDCEDTTPISEEFGGGGHRNASSFMLSPTEFERWKVCQSVLT; this comes from the exons aTGCAATGCATATTGATGAAATTCCGAAGAGTCGAGGGAATTCACTCTTTGCGGCCCCGAACAATCATCTCTCTAATGGAATCGTTGGCTGTGCCGCTGCCGGTGCGTTCCGGTTTGGGCTTGGCCGCGAATCCCatgaagaaaaatacaaaagctTCGGCAATACTCTACCACTACCCGTGCCCAGACGGCGCTTTCGCTGCTTTGGCCGCGCACCTTTACTTCTCCGCCGCGTCTCTCCCGGTCCTTTTCTTTCCCAACACCGTATACAATCCCATCACACCATCACAGCTTCCCCTCCATGAAATCGGCGACCTTTACCTGCTTGATTTCGTCGGACCCCCCGGCTTCGTCCATGATGTCTCTTCCAGAGTCGacag AGTTGTTGTTCTGGACCATCACAAAACTGCGGTCGATAAGCTATCGGAAACACCTACTGGTGAGAACGTAAGTAAAGTTCTGGACATGGAGAGGAGTGGGGCCACCATTGCTTTTGATTATTTCAAGGAAAAGCTTATTGGGCTCAAGCTTCCTAACCAGGCGGTGGAGGAGGTAGAGGGTGAATTTGAGCGAGTTTGGCCCCTGTTCGAGTACATTGAAGATGGTGATCTGTGGCGGTGGAGGCTTCGAAATAGCAAAGCTTTCAGTGGCGGGTTGAAAGATTTGGGGATTGAGTATGACGTCCAGTTAAACCCCTCCTTGTTTCAGCAG TTGCTCTCTTTGGATTTGGAGTCTCTAATTAATCAAGGCATGGTGGGCTTATCCCATAAGCAGAAATTAATTGATGACACTCTTATTCACTCATATGAAATTGCACTTGGTGGTGGGCGTTTTGGATATTGCCTG GCTGTTGATGCGGATTCCATTTCAGAGTTGAGGAGTGAACTGGGACACCAATTAGCTACCAAAAGTCGCAATCAGAAGTTGAG GGGCATTGGAGCTGTTGTATACAGAGTTCCTGAGCTTGAAAATGACCAATTGCTGAAGATAAGCCTTAGGAGTTTGGACTGCGAAGACACTACACCCATCTCAGAG GAATTTGGAGGTGGTGGACATCGAAATGCCAGTTCTTTCATGTTAAGCCCCACAGAGTTTGAGCGGTGGAAGGTTTGCCAGAGTGTTTTAACATAG
- the LOC121244914 gene encoding sucrose synthase 7-like isoform X2: protein MPDALKQSRYYMKRCFARFVATGKRLLKSQHIMEELENIIEDKHDRSKVLEGMLGYILSSTKEAAVVPPYVAFAVRPNPGFWEFVRVNSEDLSVDGITATEFLKYKETVFDENWANDENALEIDFGAIDFTTPRMTLSSSIGKGVGVISKVVSSRLHGNPESAKSLLEYLQALNHQGENLMINGTLDTVSKLQNALVAAEVYVSIFPKDTPFQNFEQRFQEWGFEKGWGNTAERVKETMKILSEVLQAPDPTKLELFFSRLPTIFNIVIFSPHGYFGQSDVLGLPDTGGQVVYILDQVRALEEELLLRIKQQGLVMKPQILVVTRLIPEARGTKCNQELEPIVNTKHSNILRVPFRTENGVLRQWVSRFDVYPYLERYTQDATAKILEHMECKPDLIIGNYSDGNLVASLMASKLGITQGTIAHALEKTKYEDSDAKWKELDPKYHFSCQFTSDIISMNAADFIITSTYQEIAGSKDRPGQYESHEAFTMPGLYRVVSGISVFDPKFNIAAPGADQSVYFPYTEKQVRLTDFHPAIEELLYSNEDNNEHIGYLADRNKPIIFSMARLDTVKNISGLTEWYGKNKRLRSLVNLVVVAGFFDPAKSKDREEIAEIKKMHALIEKYELKGQIRWIAAQTDRYRNGELYRCIADTKGAFVQPALYEAFGLTVIEAMNCGLPTFATNQGGPAEIIVDGVSGFHINPQNGDESSNKIADFFEKCKTDPENWNNISKAALERIYECYTWKIYANKLLNMGATYGFWRQLNKEQKLAKQRYIQMFYNLQFRNLARNVPIPGEKPLQPTPAAAITTPQQRSQKPATAPQQPTLAAPSKSKQPAPMSATESQPTPRKQPSEQQQLGNPQARCPWSWWCFLMFGSLFALYYLLMKLYRRFE, encoded by the exons ATGCCGGATGCATTGAAGCAGAGCCGCTATTATATGAAAAGATGCTTTGCGAG GTTTGTCGCAACAGGAAAAAGATTGTTGAAATCCCAACACATAATGGAGGAACTGGAAAATATCATCGAAGACAAACATGACAGAAGCAAGGTCTTGGAGGGCATGCTTGGTTACATCCTGAGTTCCACTAAG GAGGCGGCTGTGGTTCCACCATATGTTGCTTTTGCTGTAAGACCTAATCCCGGATTCTGGGAATTTGTTAGGGTGAACTCCGAGGATCTATCAGTAGATGGTATCACTGCTACGGAATTCTTGAAGTATAAAGAAACGGTCTTCGACGAAAACTG GGCAAATGATGAAAATGCTTTGGAGATAGATTTTGGAGCCATTGACTTCACAACTCCTCGCATGACCCTTTCTTCTTCTATCGGTAAAGGTGTTGGCGTCATCTCAAAGGTTGTGTCCTCAAGGCTACATGGGAACCCTGAGAGTGCAAAGTCATTGCTTGAGTACTTACAGGCCCTAAATCATCAAGGAGAG AATCTAATGATAAATGGAACTCTAGATACAGTCTCTAAGCTTCAAAATGCACTAGTTGCAGCTGAAGTATATGTCTCTATATTTCCCAAAGACAccccatttcaaaattttgagcaGAG GTTTCAAGAATGGGGCTTTGAGAAAGGGTGGGGGAATACTGCAGAAAGGGTTAAGGAGACAATGAAGATTCTTTCTGAGGTACTCCAAGCACCAGACCCCACAAAGCTGGAGCTGTTCTTTAGCAGGCTTCCCACCATATTCAACATTGTGATTTTCTCTCCTCATGGCTACTTTGGGCAATCAGATGTCCTGGGATTGCCAGATACTGGTGGTCAG GTGGTTTACATTCTTGATCAAGTAAGAGCATTAGAGGAAGAATTGCTCCTCAGAATTAAGCAGCAAGGTCTTGTTATGAAGCCTCAGATTCTTGTG GTAACCAGACTTATACCGGAGGCTCGAGGTACAAAGTGCAACCAGGAATTGGAGCCTATTGTCAACACTAAACATTCTAACATTCTTAGAGTCCCATTTAGGACAGAGAATGGGGTTCTCCGCCAATGGGTTTCCCGTTTTGATGTCTACCCTTATCTTGAGAGATATACCCAG GATGCTACTGCTAAGATCCTCGAACACATGGAATGCAAACCGGACCTCATCATTGGGAACTACAGTGATGGAAACTTGGTCGCTTCTTTGATGGCTAGCAAGCTTGGAATAACTCAG GGAACTATTGCTCACGCTTTAGAAAAAACCAAGTACGAAGATTCAGATGCCAAATGGAAGGAATTGGACCCCAAGTACCACTTTTCATGTCAGTTCACATCTGACATAATCTCAATGAATGCAGCCGACTTCATCATAACAAGCACATATCAAGAAATTGCTGGAAG TAAGGATAGACCTGGACAGTATGAAAGCCATGAAGCATTTACGATGCCGGGACTCTATCGGGTAGTCTCGGGCATCAGTGTCTTTGATCCAAAGTTCAACATTGCAGCCCCTGGGGCTGATCAATCTGTCTACTTCCCCTACACGGAGAAACAGGTGCGTCTGACCGATTTTCACCCTGCCATTGAAGAACTACTATACAGTAATGAGGACAACAATGAGCACAT AGGATATTTGGCAGACAGGAACAAACCAATCATCTTCTCGATGGCACGACTGGATACAGTGAAAAACATTTCAGGACTAACTGAATGGTATGGAAAGAACAAAAGGTTGAGAAGTTTGGTAAATCTTGTGGTTGTAGCAGGGTTTTTCGATCCGGCCAAATCAAAGGACAGAGAAGAAATTgcagaaataaaaaagatgcaCGCCTTGATAGAGAAATATGAACTCAAGGGTCAGATCAGATGGATAGCAGCTCAAACTGACAGATATCGCAATGGAGAGCTGTACCGATGTATTGCAGATACAAAGGGAGCTTTTGTGCAGCCTGCATTGTATGAGGCTTTTGGCCTAACAGTCATTGAGGCAATGAATTGTGGGTTGCCTACATTTGCAACAAATCAAGGAGGCCCAGCAGAGATTATTGTTGATGGGGTCTCAGGGTTTCACATCAACCCACAAAATGGTGACGAATCGAGCAACAAGATAGCTGATTTCTTTGAAAAGTGCAAGACGGATCCTGAAAACTGGAACAATATCTCAAAAGCTGCTCTCGAGCGCATATACGAATG CTACACATGGAAGATTTATGCAAACAAGCTGTTGAACATGGGAGCAACCTATGGATTCTGGAGACAGTTAAACAAGGAACAAAAGCTAGCTAAGCAAAGATACATTCAAATGTTTTACAATCTCCAATTCAGGAATTTG GCAAGGAATGTTCCCATCCCCGGTGAAAAGCCCCTACAACCAACACCAGCAGCAGCAATAACTACACCCCAGCAACGATCACAAAAGCCGGCGACTGCACCCCAACAACCAACACTAGCAGCGCCATCCAAGTCTAAACAACCAGCGCCAATGTCGGCAACTGAATCTCAGCCAACACCAAG GAAACAACCTTCGGAGCAGCAGCAGCTTGGCAATCCACAAGCACGATGCCCTTGGAGTTGGTGGTGCTTCCTTATGTTTGGTTCTCTCTTTGCCCTTTATTACCTACTAATGAAGTTGTATCGTCGGTTCGAATAA
- the LOC121244914 gene encoding sucrose synthase 7-like isoform X1: MASEKVLKRSNSITDSMPDALKQSRYYMKRCFARFVATGKRLLKSQHIMEELENIIEDKHDRSKVLEGMLGYILSSTKEAAVVPPYVAFAVRPNPGFWEFVRVNSEDLSVDGITATEFLKYKETVFDENWANDENALEIDFGAIDFTTPRMTLSSSIGKGVGVISKVVSSRLHGNPESAKSLLEYLQALNHQGENLMINGTLDTVSKLQNALVAAEVYVSIFPKDTPFQNFEQRFQEWGFEKGWGNTAERVKETMKILSEVLQAPDPTKLELFFSRLPTIFNIVIFSPHGYFGQSDVLGLPDTGGQVVYILDQVRALEEELLLRIKQQGLVMKPQILVVTRLIPEARGTKCNQELEPIVNTKHSNILRVPFRTENGVLRQWVSRFDVYPYLERYTQDATAKILEHMECKPDLIIGNYSDGNLVASLMASKLGITQGTIAHALEKTKYEDSDAKWKELDPKYHFSCQFTSDIISMNAADFIITSTYQEIAGSKDRPGQYESHEAFTMPGLYRVVSGISVFDPKFNIAAPGADQSVYFPYTEKQVRLTDFHPAIEELLYSNEDNNEHIGYLADRNKPIIFSMARLDTVKNISGLTEWYGKNKRLRSLVNLVVVAGFFDPAKSKDREEIAEIKKMHALIEKYELKGQIRWIAAQTDRYRNGELYRCIADTKGAFVQPALYEAFGLTVIEAMNCGLPTFATNQGGPAEIIVDGVSGFHINPQNGDESSNKIADFFEKCKTDPENWNNISKAALERIYECYTWKIYANKLLNMGATYGFWRQLNKEQKLAKQRYIQMFYNLQFRNLARNVPIPGEKPLQPTPAAAITTPQQRSQKPATAPQQPTLAAPSKSKQPAPMSATESQPTPRKQPSEQQQLGNPQARCPWSWWCFLMFGSLFALYYLLMKLYRRFE; the protein is encoded by the exons ATGGCTTCTGAGAAAGTCCTCAAGCGATCAAATTCAATTACAGATAGCATGCCGGATGCATTGAAGCAGAGCCGCTATTATATGAAAAGATGCTTTGCGAG GTTTGTCGCAACAGGAAAAAGATTGTTGAAATCCCAACACATAATGGAGGAACTGGAAAATATCATCGAAGACAAACATGACAGAAGCAAGGTCTTGGAGGGCATGCTTGGTTACATCCTGAGTTCCACTAAG GAGGCGGCTGTGGTTCCACCATATGTTGCTTTTGCTGTAAGACCTAATCCCGGATTCTGGGAATTTGTTAGGGTGAACTCCGAGGATCTATCAGTAGATGGTATCACTGCTACGGAATTCTTGAAGTATAAAGAAACGGTCTTCGACGAAAACTG GGCAAATGATGAAAATGCTTTGGAGATAGATTTTGGAGCCATTGACTTCACAACTCCTCGCATGACCCTTTCTTCTTCTATCGGTAAAGGTGTTGGCGTCATCTCAAAGGTTGTGTCCTCAAGGCTACATGGGAACCCTGAGAGTGCAAAGTCATTGCTTGAGTACTTACAGGCCCTAAATCATCAAGGAGAG AATCTAATGATAAATGGAACTCTAGATACAGTCTCTAAGCTTCAAAATGCACTAGTTGCAGCTGAAGTATATGTCTCTATATTTCCCAAAGACAccccatttcaaaattttgagcaGAG GTTTCAAGAATGGGGCTTTGAGAAAGGGTGGGGGAATACTGCAGAAAGGGTTAAGGAGACAATGAAGATTCTTTCTGAGGTACTCCAAGCACCAGACCCCACAAAGCTGGAGCTGTTCTTTAGCAGGCTTCCCACCATATTCAACATTGTGATTTTCTCTCCTCATGGCTACTTTGGGCAATCAGATGTCCTGGGATTGCCAGATACTGGTGGTCAG GTGGTTTACATTCTTGATCAAGTAAGAGCATTAGAGGAAGAATTGCTCCTCAGAATTAAGCAGCAAGGTCTTGTTATGAAGCCTCAGATTCTTGTG GTAACCAGACTTATACCGGAGGCTCGAGGTACAAAGTGCAACCAGGAATTGGAGCCTATTGTCAACACTAAACATTCTAACATTCTTAGAGTCCCATTTAGGACAGAGAATGGGGTTCTCCGCCAATGGGTTTCCCGTTTTGATGTCTACCCTTATCTTGAGAGATATACCCAG GATGCTACTGCTAAGATCCTCGAACACATGGAATGCAAACCGGACCTCATCATTGGGAACTACAGTGATGGAAACTTGGTCGCTTCTTTGATGGCTAGCAAGCTTGGAATAACTCAG GGAACTATTGCTCACGCTTTAGAAAAAACCAAGTACGAAGATTCAGATGCCAAATGGAAGGAATTGGACCCCAAGTACCACTTTTCATGTCAGTTCACATCTGACATAATCTCAATGAATGCAGCCGACTTCATCATAACAAGCACATATCAAGAAATTGCTGGAAG TAAGGATAGACCTGGACAGTATGAAAGCCATGAAGCATTTACGATGCCGGGACTCTATCGGGTAGTCTCGGGCATCAGTGTCTTTGATCCAAAGTTCAACATTGCAGCCCCTGGGGCTGATCAATCTGTCTACTTCCCCTACACGGAGAAACAGGTGCGTCTGACCGATTTTCACCCTGCCATTGAAGAACTACTATACAGTAATGAGGACAACAATGAGCACAT AGGATATTTGGCAGACAGGAACAAACCAATCATCTTCTCGATGGCACGACTGGATACAGTGAAAAACATTTCAGGACTAACTGAATGGTATGGAAAGAACAAAAGGTTGAGAAGTTTGGTAAATCTTGTGGTTGTAGCAGGGTTTTTCGATCCGGCCAAATCAAAGGACAGAGAAGAAATTgcagaaataaaaaagatgcaCGCCTTGATAGAGAAATATGAACTCAAGGGTCAGATCAGATGGATAGCAGCTCAAACTGACAGATATCGCAATGGAGAGCTGTACCGATGTATTGCAGATACAAAGGGAGCTTTTGTGCAGCCTGCATTGTATGAGGCTTTTGGCCTAACAGTCATTGAGGCAATGAATTGTGGGTTGCCTACATTTGCAACAAATCAAGGAGGCCCAGCAGAGATTATTGTTGATGGGGTCTCAGGGTTTCACATCAACCCACAAAATGGTGACGAATCGAGCAACAAGATAGCTGATTTCTTTGAAAAGTGCAAGACGGATCCTGAAAACTGGAACAATATCTCAAAAGCTGCTCTCGAGCGCATATACGAATG CTACACATGGAAGATTTATGCAAACAAGCTGTTGAACATGGGAGCAACCTATGGATTCTGGAGACAGTTAAACAAGGAACAAAAGCTAGCTAAGCAAAGATACATTCAAATGTTTTACAATCTCCAATTCAGGAATTTG GCAAGGAATGTTCCCATCCCCGGTGAAAAGCCCCTACAACCAACACCAGCAGCAGCAATAACTACACCCCAGCAACGATCACAAAAGCCGGCGACTGCACCCCAACAACCAACACTAGCAGCGCCATCCAAGTCTAAACAACCAGCGCCAATGTCGGCAACTGAATCTCAGCCAACACCAAG GAAACAACCTTCGGAGCAGCAGCAGCTTGGCAATCCACAAGCACGATGCCCTTGGAGTTGGTGGTGCTTCCTTATGTTTGGTTCTCTCTTTGCCCTTTATTACCTACTAATGAAGTTGTATCGTCGGTTCGAATAA
- the LOC121244027 gene encoding uncharacterized protein LOC121244027 isoform X3, producing MAGAPRDQALSLLAAANNHGDLAVKMSSLKQAKDILISVDPSLATELFPYLAELQSSPESLVRKLLIEVIEEIGLKAMELSSVLMPVLLALLSDGESIVARQCIISGTNFFSRVLEELALQYHRRGKIERWLEELWMWMTKFKDVVISIALEPGSVGRKLLALKLLETYVLYFTSDTNDFEKPVTEASRRAFNLSWLVGGHPILDPVVLMSEANRTLGILLNLLLSASSLPGSVTITVINCVLTSSLMRS from the exons ATGGCTGGAGCTCCCAGAGACCAGGCGCTCTCCCTTCTCGCCGCCGCCAACAACCACGGGGATCTGGCGGTGAAGATGTCTTCTCTGAAGCAGGCCAAGGACATTCTCATTTCCGTGGACCCTTCTTTGGCCACCGAGCTTTTCCCCTACTTGGCCGAGCTCCAGTCCTCCCCCGAAAGCCTCGTCCGCAAATTGCTCATAGA GGTGATTGAAGAGATTGGTTTGAAAGCGATGGAGCTTTCCTCTGTGCTTATGCCGGTGTTATTGGCGCTTTTGAGTGATGGCGAGTCTATTGTTGCGAGGCAATGTATTATTAGTGGCACAAATTTCTTTTCTAGGGTTCTCGAAGAATTGGCACTgcag TATCACCGTCGGGGTAAAATTGAGAGGTGGCTTGAAGAGCTTTGGATGTGGATGACTAAGTTCAAGGATGTTGTCATTTCCATTGCATTGGAG CCTGGTTCTGTTGGGAGAAAGTTGCTGGCTTTGAAATTGTTGGAAacatatgttttatactttacATCTGATACCAATGATTTTGAAAAGCCTGTCACAGAAg CAAGTAGGCGGGCTTTCAACCTATCTTGGTTGGTTGGTGGTCACCCTATTTTGGACCCCGTTGTGCTTATGTCAGAAGCAAACAGAACACTTGGCATTCTCTTAAATTTGTTGCTGTCAGCCAGTAGCCTTCCTGGTTCAGTGACGATAACTGTTATTAACTG CGTGCTGACCAGTTCTCTTATGAGGAGTTAA
- the LOC121244048 gene encoding NAC domain-containing protein 86-like yields MAPVGLPPGFRFHPTDEELVNYYLKRKINCQEIELDIIPEVDLYKCEPWELAEKSFLPSRDPEWYFFGPRDRKYPNGYRTNRATRAGYWKSTGKDRRVKCQNRYIGMKKTLVYYRGRAPQGIRTDWVMHEYRLDDKEFEDTSGIQDTYALCRVFKKNGICFEIEEQAPGQCSSLSLVLESSQAGHVMNDYHELTMSPDVTMASSSCCMDDDDHHQEEKDDSWMQFITDDAWYCSSNVAMQGTGGEEVCPMAFTN; encoded by the exons ATGGCACCAGTCGGACTGCCTCCTGGTTTTAGGTTTCATCCGACTGACGAAGAGCTTGTAAATTATTATCTCAAGAGGAAAATCAATTGCCAAGAAATTGAACTCGACATTATTCCTGAAGTTGATCTCTACAAATGTGAACCATGGGAATTAGCAG aaaaatcatttttgccGAGTAGAGACCCAGAATGGTATTTTTTTGGACCCAGAGATAGAAAATACCCAAATGGATATAGAACAAACAGAGCAACTCGAGCTGGATATTGGAAATCCACTGGAAAAGACAGGAGGGTAAAATGCCAGAACCGATACATTGGAATGAAGAAGACATTGGTTTACTACCGAGGGAGAGCTCCTCAGGGGATTAGAACTGATTGGGTCATGCATGAATATCGCCTCGACGACAAGGAGTTCGAAGACACCTCGGGAATTCAG GATACGTATGCACTCTGTCGCGTGTTCAAGAAAAATGGAATCTGCTTTGAAATTGAAGAGCAAGCGCCTGGGCAATGTAGCAGTTTATCATTAGTACTTGAGAGCTCACAAGCTGGTCATGTAATGAATGACTATCATGAATTAACCATGTCCCCAGATGTTACCATGGCATCTTCATCATGCTGcatggatgatgatgatcatcatcaggaagaaaaagatgattCGTGGATGCAGTTCATCACGGACGATGCATGGTACTGTTCTTCTAACGTAGCTATGCAGGGTACTGGTGGTGAAGAAGTTTGTCCCATGGCTTTCACAAACTAA